A portion of the Krasilnikovia cinnamomea genome contains these proteins:
- a CDS encoding phosphoribosylaminoimidazolesuccinocarboxamide synthase, giving the protein MELLHSGKVRDVYADGDDLLLVASDRVSIYDVVLPTPIPDKGKILTQLSLWWFEQLADVAPHHIISATEVPAEWAGRAVRCERLRMVMVECIARGYLAGSGLKEYEKDGAVSGVALPPGLIEGSRLPEPVFTPTTKVAPGEGHDEFITYADVESQVGADVAAELRRITLEVYRRGSAIAAERGILIADTKIELGFSRSGALTIGDELLTPDSSRFWAAAEWQPGGAQRYLDKQFLRDWSAGLTGWDRTAPGPEIPDEVVEATRNRYVEVYERLTGDRWR; this is encoded by the coding sequence GTGGAGCTACTGCACTCGGGCAAGGTCAGGGACGTGTACGCCGACGGTGACGACCTGCTGCTCGTCGCCTCGGACCGGGTCTCGATCTACGACGTCGTGCTGCCCACGCCGATCCCGGACAAGGGCAAGATCCTCACCCAGTTGTCCCTGTGGTGGTTCGAGCAGCTCGCCGACGTCGCCCCGCACCACATCATCTCCGCCACGGAAGTGCCCGCCGAGTGGGCCGGGCGGGCGGTGCGCTGCGAGCGCCTGCGGATGGTGATGGTCGAGTGCATCGCGCGCGGCTATCTCGCCGGTTCCGGCCTGAAGGAGTACGAAAAGGACGGGGCGGTCTCCGGTGTCGCGCTGCCCCCCGGCCTGATCGAGGGCTCGCGGTTGCCCGAGCCGGTCTTCACGCCGACGACCAAGGTGGCGCCGGGCGAGGGACACGACGAGTTCATCACGTACGCCGACGTGGAGTCGCAGGTCGGCGCGGACGTCGCCGCCGAACTGCGGCGGATCACGCTGGAGGTCTACCGGCGCGGCTCGGCGATCGCGGCGGAGCGCGGCATCCTCATCGCGGACACGAAGATCGAGCTGGGCTTCTCCCGTAGCGGGGCGCTGACGATCGGCGATGAGCTGCTCACCCCGGACTCGTCGCGGTTCTGGGCGGCCGCCGAGTGGCAGCCCGGCGGCGCGCAGCGCTACCTGGACAAGCAGTTCCTGCGGGACTGGTCGGCGGGCCTGACCGGCTGGGACCGCACCGCACCGGGTCCGGAGATCCCGGACGAGGTGGTCGAGGCGACCCGCAACCGCTACGTCGAGGTGTACGAGCGGCTGACTGGCGACCGCTGGCGCTGA
- a CDS encoding SAM-dependent methyltransferase — MNINVPHSARIYDYWLGGKDNFAVDRAVGEAMIQAIPDLRYMAGENRKFVHRAARDLVAKEGIRQFLDIGTGIPTRPNLHEIAQEIAPETRVVYVDNDPIVLVHARALMVSSAQGRSEYISADIRDPGAILGDQQLIDTLDLTRPVGLTLIAILMLLADSADPWGKVAELRDALPSGSCLAITHPTADFNPDEVGRAVDAATGAGMTLVCRSRDQVQRFFGDWEMLEPGLVPVSAWRPDVPVDRPEAAYYWAGVARKP; from the coding sequence GTGAACATCAATGTGCCCCACTCGGCTCGCATCTACGACTACTGGCTCGGCGGCAAGGACAACTTCGCGGTGGACCGCGCGGTCGGCGAGGCCATGATCCAGGCGATCCCGGACCTGCGCTACATGGCCGGGGAGAATCGCAAGTTCGTCCACCGCGCCGCCCGCGACCTGGTCGCGAAGGAGGGCATCCGGCAGTTCCTGGACATCGGCACGGGCATCCCGACCCGGCCGAACCTGCACGAGATCGCCCAGGAGATCGCCCCGGAGACCCGGGTGGTGTACGTCGACAACGATCCGATCGTGCTGGTGCACGCCCGCGCCCTCATGGTGAGTTCCGCGCAGGGCCGCAGTGAGTACATCTCGGCCGACATCCGCGACCCGGGCGCCATCCTCGGCGATCAGCAGCTGATCGACACGCTGGATCTGACCCGGCCGGTGGGCCTCACGCTGATCGCGATCCTCATGCTGCTGGCGGACAGCGCGGATCCGTGGGGCAAGGTCGCCGAGCTGCGCGACGCGCTGCCGTCGGGCAGCTGCCTGGCGATCACCCACCCGACGGCGGACTTCAACCCGGATGAGGTGGGCCGCGCCGTGGACGCCGCGACCGGGGCGGGCATGACACTGGTCTGCCGTTCCCGCGACCAGGTGCAGCGCTTCTTCGGTGACTGGGAGATGCTCGAGCCCGGGCTGGTGCCGGTGTCCGCGTGGCGGCCGGATGTCCCGGTCGACCGCCCCGAGGCGGCGTACTACTGGGCCGGGGTGGCCCGCAAGCCCTGA
- a CDS encoding GGDEF domain-containing protein, with translation MESSSGLPAPVAHAGPLVSLADYTHMLYAQGRYDEVLDCGEQHEWIAQTLGDRDTARVILQTRMYVLTELARYAEAETMGRELLRRAVSRTARAKASADLADVLVRMGRLEEGLHLIAWAMATLETCPRDWRYFSAMSSVAEPARWAELYELAEQASVADRRLLDTDRNRRIILDTQRAESLLEWGLRLEHVGRLEEAGVRYRDVIALTRPWEQPEDETELLDEAMVHALLACALAKTGEYTEAEEKAVAAIRLLHATGRRFEARLAHLAYGLALRSAGDFAGAARELTAAEQLCALAGAPRHQLIFQFELGLVAAEARPSVATGHLASALRAHAEQLWRLRLDRVAMLRQARRRVQLEADHASADAAAQTDPLTALANRRGFDRRMAELSTDGSPADVCLLLVDVDNFKQINDGFSHGVGDDVLREIGHLLRTECRASDLPARFGGDEFGVFLATDLATATRIAARMRTVIRDHDWHKTALGLRVTVSMGLAPLLPGMTGEDLFTTADKHLYTAKRTGRDRLAA, from the coding sequence ATGGAGTCGAGCTCTGGGCTGCCCGCTCCCGTCGCGCACGCGGGACCGCTGGTCTCCCTGGCGGACTACACCCACATGCTCTACGCCCAGGGCCGTTACGACGAGGTGCTCGACTGCGGCGAACAGCACGAGTGGATCGCTCAGACACTTGGCGACCGGGACACCGCCCGGGTGATCCTCCAGACCCGGATGTACGTGCTGACCGAGCTGGCCCGCTACGCCGAGGCGGAGACGATGGGCCGGGAACTGCTGCGGCGGGCCGTCTCCCGCACCGCGCGCGCGAAGGCCAGCGCCGACCTGGCCGACGTGCTGGTGCGGATGGGGCGACTGGAAGAGGGTCTGCACCTGATCGCCTGGGCCATGGCCACGCTCGAGACGTGTCCCCGGGACTGGCGCTACTTCTCGGCGATGTCCTCGGTCGCGGAACCGGCCCGCTGGGCGGAACTGTACGAGCTGGCCGAGCAGGCGTCCGTCGCCGACCGGCGGCTGCTCGACACCGACCGCAACCGCCGCATCATCCTGGACACCCAGCGCGCCGAGTCGCTGCTGGAGTGGGGTCTGCGGCTGGAACACGTGGGCCGCCTCGAGGAGGCCGGGGTCCGCTACCGCGACGTGATCGCCCTGACCCGGCCGTGGGAGCAGCCCGAGGACGAGACCGAGCTCCTGGATGAGGCGATGGTGCACGCGCTGCTGGCCTGCGCGCTGGCCAAGACGGGCGAATACACCGAGGCCGAGGAGAAGGCCGTCGCGGCGATTCGCCTGCTGCATGCCACCGGGCGCCGTTTCGAAGCCCGCCTCGCCCACCTCGCGTACGGGCTGGCGCTGCGCAGTGCCGGTGACTTCGCGGGGGCGGCCCGCGAGCTGACCGCCGCCGAGCAGCTGTGCGCCCTGGCCGGCGCCCCGCGCCACCAGCTGATCTTCCAGTTCGAGCTGGGCCTGGTCGCGGCGGAGGCCCGACCCAGCGTGGCGACCGGACACCTGGCCTCCGCGTTGCGGGCGCACGCCGAGCAGTTGTGGCGGCTGCGCCTGGACCGGGTGGCCATGCTGCGCCAGGCCCGCCGCCGGGTCCAACTCGAGGCCGACCACGCGAGTGCCGACGCGGCGGCGCAGACGGACCCGCTGACCGCGCTGGCGAACCGGCGCGGCTTCGACCGCCGGATGGCGGAACTGAGCACCGACGGCTCCCCGGCCGACGTCTGCCTGTTGCTGGTCGACGTGGACAACTTCAAACAGATCAACGACGGCTTCTCCCACGGCGTCGGCGACGACGTCCTACGCGAGATCGGCCACCTCCTGCGCACCGAATGCCGCGCCTCCGACCTGCCCGCCCGCTTCGGCGGCGACGAGTTCGGCGTCTTCCTCGCCACCGACCTGGCCACCGCCACCCGCATCGCCGCCCGCATGCGCACCGTCATCCGCGACCACGACTGGCACAAAACCGCCCTCGGCCTACGCGTCACCGTCAGCATGGGACTCGCCCCACTACTACCCGGCATGACCGGCGAAGACCTCTTCACCACCGCCGACAAACACCTCTACACCGCCAAACGCACCGGACGCGACCGCCTCGCCGCATAG
- a CDS encoding helix-turn-helix domain-containing protein yields the protein MVAGRDEAPQSGPTVLRILLGAQLRRLREGRGISREDAGYDIRASGSKISRMELGRVSFKERDVADLLTMYGVTDAKEREALLGLARQANNPGWWHHYSDVLPNWFQAYLGLEAAASLIRTYEIQFVPGLLQTPEYARAVILLGHAGATTEEIDRRVQLRHQRQQILTRANPPQLWAVIDEAVLRRPIGGVEVMRRQIEALIEASKLSSVRLQILPFNAGGHAAAGGPFSILRFPEPELPDVVYVEQLTSGIYLDKRDDVDHYAMAMDRVCIDAEPPGHTPEILGKLLNEVGRIG from the coding sequence GTGGTCGCAGGTCGGGACGAGGCGCCGCAGAGCGGCCCCACCGTGCTGCGCATCCTGCTGGGGGCGCAGCTACGTCGCCTGCGCGAGGGTCGGGGCATCAGCCGCGAGGATGCCGGCTACGACATCCGCGCCTCGGGATCCAAGATCAGCCGGATGGAGCTCGGCCGGGTCAGCTTCAAGGAGCGCGACGTCGCCGACCTGCTCACCATGTACGGCGTCACCGATGCCAAGGAGCGCGAGGCGCTGCTCGGCCTCGCCCGTCAGGCGAACAATCCGGGATGGTGGCACCACTACAGCGACGTCCTGCCGAACTGGTTCCAGGCGTATCTCGGCCTGGAGGCGGCGGCGTCGCTGATCCGGACGTACGAGATCCAGTTCGTCCCCGGTCTCCTGCAGACGCCCGAGTACGCCCGTGCGGTCATCCTGCTCGGGCATGCGGGCGCGACGACCGAGGAGATCGACCGCCGGGTGCAGCTGCGCCATCAGCGCCAGCAGATCCTGACCCGGGCGAACCCGCCGCAGCTGTGGGCGGTCATCGACGAGGCGGTGCTGCGCCGGCCGATCGGTGGGGTCGAGGTGATGCGCCGTCAGATCGAGGCGCTCATCGAGGCGTCCAAACTGTCCAGTGTGCGGCTGCAGATCCTGCCGTTCAACGCCGGTGGGCACGCCGCCGCCGGTGGCCCCTTCTCGATCCTGCGCTTTCCCGAGCCGGAGCTGCCGGACGTGGTCTACGTCGAGCAACTGACCAGCGGGATCTATCTGGACAAGCGCGACGATGTCGACCACTACGCGATGGCCATGGACCGGGTCTGCATCGACGCGGAACCGCCCGGCCACACCCCGGAGATCCTCGGCAAGTTGCTGAACGAGGTCGGCCGGATCGGGTAG
- a CDS encoding GGDEF domain-containing protein, which produces MESSSALPVPIEQIGTLKVPARHLRQLYGEGRYEEILELADSYLWIAELFGDWESARAIVQSHSYALTELGRYTEAEFMSRDLLRRSVSRTARAKANADMADVMSRMGRLEEGLHQLAAAMTILESCPRNTWYYAAMSSVAEAARWAELYELADKATDGEPNLDRIDPMRRIIRDLQRAEALLEWGLRLDHVGRLEEAGVRFRDVISLTRRWLDPDAGPDSQLGSDQAMLGALLACGLAKTGQVEEARALATAVIPDLHADGRHFDARLAHLAYGVALRSLGKYEKAARELIAAEQLCALAGAARHRLMFQFELALVAAEATPSEATRHLLAAVRAHAQQLWRLRLDRVAMLRQARRRVQLEADHATADTAAQTDPLTRLANRRGFDRQMAAVAADTRAVTDQMCLLLVDVDNFKQINDGFSHGVGDDVLREIGHLLRTECRASDLPARFGGDEFGVFLATDLATATRIAARMRTVIRDHDWHKTALGLRVTVSMGLAPLLPGMTGEDLFTTADKHLYTAKRTGRDRLAA; this is translated from the coding sequence ATGGAGTCGAGCTCTGCGCTTCCCGTACCCATCGAGCAGATCGGGACGCTGAAAGTCCCGGCGCGCCACCTGCGCCAGCTCTACGGCGAGGGCCGCTACGAGGAGATCCTCGAACTCGCGGACTCGTACCTGTGGATCGCGGAGCTTTTCGGCGACTGGGAGTCGGCCCGCGCGATCGTGCAGTCCCACTCGTACGCACTGACCGAGCTGGGCCGCTACACCGAGGCCGAGTTCATGTCGCGCGACCTGCTGCGCCGCTCCGTCTCCCGCACCGCGCGCGCGAAGGCCAACGCCGACATGGCCGATGTGATGTCGCGCATGGGCCGCCTCGAAGAGGGCCTGCACCAGTTGGCCGCGGCCATGACCATCCTGGAGTCCTGCCCCCGCAACACCTGGTACTACGCGGCGATGTCGTCGGTCGCGGAGGCCGCCCGCTGGGCCGAGCTGTACGAGCTCGCCGACAAGGCCACCGACGGCGAGCCGAACCTGGACCGCATCGACCCCATGCGCCGGATCATCCGGGACCTGCAACGCGCCGAGGCGCTGCTGGAGTGGGGCCTGCGCCTGGACCACGTCGGTCGCCTGGAGGAGGCCGGCGTCCGCTTCCGGGACGTCATTTCGCTGACCCGCCGATGGCTGGACCCGGACGCCGGCCCCGACTCCCAGCTCGGCTCGGATCAGGCGATGCTGGGCGCGTTGCTGGCCTGCGGCCTGGCCAAGACGGGTCAGGTGGAGGAGGCCCGCGCGCTGGCGACCGCGGTCATTCCGGACCTGCATGCCGACGGCCGCCACTTCGACGCCCGGCTCGCCCACCTCGCCTACGGGGTGGCGCTGCGCAGCCTCGGCAAGTACGAGAAGGCGGCCCGGGAGCTGATCGCGGCCGAGCAGCTGTGTGCGCTGGCCGGCGCGGCGCGGCACCGGTTGATGTTCCAGTTCGAGCTGGCTCTGGTCGCCGCGGAGGCGACGCCGAGCGAGGCCACCCGGCACCTGCTGGCGGCGGTGCGCGCGCACGCGCAACAACTGTGGCGGCTGCGGCTCGACCGGGTCGCCATGCTGCGCCAGGCCCGCCGCCGGGTGCAACTCGAGGCCGACCACGCGACCGCGGACACCGCCGCCCAGACCGACCCGCTGACCAGGCTCGCGAACCGGCGCGGCTTCGACCGCCAGATGGCGGCGGTGGCGGCGGACACGCGCGCGGTCACCGACCAGATGTGCCTGTTGCTGGTCGACGTGGACAACTTCAAACAGATCAACGACGGCTTCTCCCACGGCGTCGGCGACGACGTCCTACGCGAGATCGGCCACCTCCTGCGCACCGAATGCCGCGCCTCCGACCTGCCCGCCCGCTTCGGCGGCGACGAGTTCGGCGTCTTCCTCGCCACCGACCTGGCCACCGCCACCCGCATCGCCGCCCGCATGCGCACCGTCATCCGCGACCACGACTGGCACAAAACCGCCCTCGGCCTACGCGTCACCGTCAGCATGGGACTCGCCCCACTACTACCCGGCATGACCGGCGAAGACCTCTTCACCACCGCCGACAAACACCTCTACACCGCCAAACGCACCGGACGCGACCGCCTCGCCGCATAG
- a CDS encoding DUF397 domain-containing protein yields MKRIVNGMPAGQLPGVTWQKSGRSNPSGNCVECAALPDGGVAVRNSRDPHGPALIYTAAEIEAFILGVRDGDFDNLLG; encoded by the coding sequence ATGAAGCGCATCGTCAACGGCATGCCCGCGGGTCAGTTGCCCGGCGTGACGTGGCAGAAGAGCGGCCGCAGCAACCCGAGCGGCAACTGCGTCGAGTGCGCCGCCCTGCCCGACGGCGGCGTCGCGGTACGCAACTCCCGGGACCCACACGGCCCGGCGCTGATCTACACGGCGGCCGAGATCGAGGCGTTCATCCTCGGCGTACGCGACGGCGACTTCGACAACCTGCTCGGCTGA
- a CDS encoding TetR/AcrR family transcriptional regulator: MASAVSLADAEGLDAVTIRRLAQEHGVTPMAMYWHFNDKDALLDGIAEFLVGEVRLPEPGAGTWDEQLGDVLRAFLAAIEPHPAVAGLALKRILASEPGLLLAERALTLLEQGGFAPARAAQVGRYLLCAVITLVTSDPNPHNAVSAEAREEILRHKRGALEVLSPARYPHVVAAAPALVGCADRDDYFAFNIDLLVQGTRGVRRT, translated from the coding sequence GTGGCGAGCGCTGTCTCCCTGGCTGACGCGGAAGGGCTGGACGCGGTGACCATCCGCCGGCTCGCCCAGGAGCACGGTGTCACTCCGATGGCCATGTACTGGCACTTCAACGACAAAGACGCGCTGCTCGACGGCATCGCGGAGTTCCTGGTCGGTGAGGTGCGGCTGCCCGAGCCCGGCGCCGGCACCTGGGACGAGCAGCTGGGTGACGTCCTGCGGGCGTTCCTGGCCGCGATCGAGCCGCATCCGGCGGTGGCCGGGCTCGCGCTGAAGCGGATCCTCGCCTCGGAGCCGGGCCTCCTTCTGGCGGAACGGGCGCTGACCCTGCTGGAGCAGGGCGGGTTCGCCCCGGCCCGGGCGGCGCAGGTGGGTCGCTATCTGCTCTGCGCGGTGATCACGCTGGTCACCTCCGATCCGAACCCGCACAACGCGGTCAGTGCCGAGGCCCGTGAGGAGATCCTGCGGCACAAGCGGGGCGCGCTCGAGGTTCTCTCGCCCGCGCGCTATCCCCATGTCGTGGCCGCCGCGCCCGCCCTGGTCGGCTGCGCGGACCGGGACGACTACTTCGCCTTCAACATCGACCTGCTGGTTCAGGGCACTCGCGGCGTTCGCCGGACCTGA
- a CDS encoding 4Fe-4S dicluster domain-containing protein produces the protein MIELVSQDRCVRCDICVRVCPMNVFDAVPGAAPVIARQADCQTCFLCEAYCPADALFVAPLSGPAPDGSPYADEAALAEAGLLGRYREQIGWGPGRTPGSARDTNHLFTARINPDLDDRRG, from the coding sequence ATGATCGAGCTGGTCAGCCAGGACCGGTGCGTACGGTGCGACATCTGCGTACGGGTCTGCCCGATGAACGTCTTCGACGCCGTGCCCGGGGCGGCGCCCGTGATCGCCCGGCAGGCGGACTGCCAGACCTGCTTCCTGTGCGAGGCGTACTGCCCGGCGGACGCGCTGTTCGTCGCGCCGTTGAGCGGGCCCGCGCCGGACGGCTCCCCGTACGCCGACGAGGCGGCGCTGGCCGAGGCGGGACTGCTGGGCCGCTACCGGGAGCAGATCGGCTGGGGGCCGGGCCGCACGCCGGGCAGCGCGCGCGACACCAACCACCTGTTCACCGCCCGGATCAACCCGGATCTCGATGACCGCCGGGGTTGA
- a CDS encoding MFS transporter — MTAGVDLRGRAVLGALCLATAAYSVLQSLVVPALGVFQRELGTTPSGAAWLLTAFLLSASVSTPVLGRLADLHGKRQVLLGALAAISVGSVISATADGLGVMVAGRAVQGLGGAVFPICFALVRDHLPGGERPRAFVAISTVMSLGGAAGTIAAGPLLAVLSSRWLFGLPAVVSALAALPVAVLLPRGPRQGRARVDWPGAVLLATWLGLLLLAISFAGRYGWTDPRVAGPGLAALPLAALWLAQQRHARHPLVDLRTLAMPTVRATNAATLLLGFGMFGSWMLVPLLVAQPAASGIGFGASPTLVGLVMLPTALGTVLVLPAQRRLVRRYGLRAALTVGAATAGSAYLMLAVWHGALPQVCAAVLVMGAGVGLAFAAVGALVVEAVPREQTGVSAGVNNVMRTVGGSLGATLGGAVLTWSISASGYPSAGSYRAALALYALALAGALVCGLRIPRPEPRLAPATP; from the coding sequence ATGACCGCCGGGGTTGACCTGCGCGGGCGGGCCGTGCTCGGCGCGCTGTGCCTGGCCACCGCCGCGTACTCGGTGCTGCAGTCGCTGGTGGTGCCCGCCCTCGGGGTCTTCCAGCGGGAGTTGGGCACCACCCCGTCCGGCGCGGCGTGGCTGCTGACCGCGTTCCTGCTCAGCGCGTCGGTGTCCACTCCGGTGCTGGGCCGCCTCGCCGACCTGCACGGCAAGCGACAGGTCCTGCTCGGCGCGCTCGCCGCGATCAGCGTCGGCTCGGTCATCTCCGCCACGGCGGACGGTCTCGGGGTGATGGTGGCCGGCCGTGCCGTACAGGGACTGGGCGGTGCCGTGTTCCCGATCTGTTTCGCGCTGGTCCGCGACCACCTGCCGGGCGGCGAGCGGCCCCGGGCGTTCGTTGCGATCTCCACGGTGATGAGCCTCGGCGGCGCCGCCGGCACGATCGCGGCCGGGCCGCTGCTGGCGGTGCTGTCGTCGCGCTGGCTGTTCGGCCTCCCGGCCGTGGTGTCGGCGCTGGCCGCGCTGCCGGTCGCGGTGCTGCTGCCGCGCGGCCCGCGCCAGGGTCGGGCCCGCGTGGACTGGCCCGGCGCGGTGCTCCTGGCCACCTGGCTGGGCCTGCTCCTGCTGGCGATCAGCTTCGCGGGCCGGTACGGCTGGACGGACCCCCGGGTCGCCGGGCCCGGCCTGGCCGCGCTCCCGCTGGCGGCGCTGTGGCTGGCCCAGCAGCGCCACGCCCGGCATCCCCTGGTCGACCTGCGCACGCTCGCCATGCCGACGGTGCGCGCCACGAACGCGGCCACCCTGCTGCTCGGCTTCGGCATGTTCGGCTCGTGGATGCTGGTGCCGCTGTTGGTGGCCCAGCCGGCGGCCAGCGGCATCGGCTTCGGCGCCAGCCCGACCCTGGTGGGGCTGGTGATGCTGCCGACCGCGCTGGGCACCGTGCTGGTGCTGCCCGCCCAGCGCCGCCTGGTCCGCCGTTACGGGCTGCGGGCGGCGCTGACCGTGGGGGCGGCCACGGCCGGGTCGGCGTACCTGATGCTGGCGGTCTGGCACGGCGCGCTGCCGCAGGTGTGCGCGGCCGTCCTGGTGATGGGCGCCGGGGTGGGTCTCGCGTTCGCGGCCGTGGGCGCCCTGGTGGTGGAGGCGGTGCCGCGCGAGCAGACCGGGGTGTCGGCGGGCGTGAACAACGTCATGCGTACGGTCGGCGGCAGCCTCGGCGCGACGCTGGGTGGCGCGGTGCTGACGTGGTCGATCAGCGCGTCCGGGTATCCGAGCGCGGGATCGTACCGGGCCGCGCTGGCGCTCTACGCGCTCGCGCTGGCCGGTGCGCTGGTGTGCGGTTTGCGGATCCCGCGTCCCGAACCCCGGCTGGCCCCCGCCACGCCGTAG
- a CDS encoding GGDEF domain-containing protein — protein MNGSAICAEQLSAALLAIEERILWNAEADLALATELEAQAVELGDEALAARARLCRTNMLMRTGDVAGAARQIYDCYEWAVEHEDRRLQARTHLIWANIQRLLGDFAKCLEHSLSSVELLDETATPFMQVWHRAKLADALGLNGAMEAARPRYHQAEELARELRLWETLTSVLNNWAYTEFTDGDFVRAQEVVQRLNHHAVTHGFELDPATLDTIGAIQIENGEYAAAEETMRVCIARHETGLREDADDLPEYLLTMARAQRCMGALDRAQASLDTARLLCVDRELHEVLVRVHQEQAELLAARGEFAEAFAMHKTFYAAHESLRSKQREAQAQTRQAMFETAEAREEAERFREQARRDPLTGLRNRRYIDEELPALLTGDADLTVAIVDLDHFKRVNDQLSHDVGDQVLVQVAKLLETKLAAVAPDGFVARLGGEEFLLVLPRTPVPTATTRLDEVRRAIRAYDWWTITGDLPVTVSIGVAGVHEAPDLSQSAILSTADRNLYVAKRGGRDRVVSGMARDGRTRSYRDRDRDAA, from the coding sequence GTGAACGGCAGCGCGATTTGTGCCGAGCAGCTGTCGGCTGCGCTGCTGGCGATCGAGGAACGCATCCTCTGGAACGCCGAAGCCGATCTCGCCCTCGCCACCGAGCTCGAAGCCCAGGCCGTCGAACTGGGCGACGAAGCCCTCGCCGCCCGCGCCCGCCTGTGCCGTACGAACATGCTCATGCGCACCGGCGACGTCGCCGGGGCTGCCCGGCAGATCTACGACTGCTACGAATGGGCGGTCGAGCACGAGGATCGCCGGCTGCAGGCCCGTACCCACCTGATCTGGGCGAACATCCAGCGTCTGCTCGGCGACTTCGCCAAGTGCCTGGAGCACTCGCTGAGCTCCGTCGAGCTGCTCGACGAGACCGCCACCCCGTTCATGCAGGTGTGGCACCGCGCCAAGCTGGCCGACGCGCTGGGCCTCAACGGCGCGATGGAGGCGGCCCGGCCGCGCTACCACCAGGCCGAGGAGCTGGCCCGGGAACTGCGCCTGTGGGAAACGCTGACCAGCGTGCTGAACAACTGGGCCTACACCGAGTTCACCGACGGCGACTTCGTGCGCGCCCAGGAGGTGGTGCAGCGCCTGAACCACCACGCGGTGACGCACGGCTTCGAGCTGGATCCCGCGACGCTGGACACGATCGGCGCGATCCAGATCGAGAACGGCGAGTACGCCGCGGCCGAGGAGACGATGCGGGTATGCATCGCCCGGCACGAGACCGGCCTGCGCGAGGACGCCGACGACCTGCCCGAGTACCTGCTCACCATGGCCCGCGCCCAGCGTTGCATGGGCGCCCTCGACCGGGCGCAGGCCAGTCTGGACACTGCCCGGCTGCTGTGCGTCGATCGCGAACTGCACGAGGTGCTGGTCCGCGTACACCAGGAGCAGGCCGAGCTGCTCGCCGCGCGCGGCGAGTTCGCCGAGGCGTTCGCGATGCACAAGACCTTCTACGCGGCCCACGAGAGCCTGCGCTCGAAGCAGCGCGAGGCCCAGGCGCAGACCCGGCAGGCCATGTTCGAGACCGCCGAGGCCCGCGAGGAGGCCGAACGCTTCCGCGAGCAGGCCCGCCGCGACCCGCTGACCGGCCTGCGCAACCGCCGGTACATCGACGAGGAACTGCCCGCCCTGCTCACCGGCGACGCCGACCTCACCGTCGCGATCGTCGACCTCGACCACTTCAAGCGGGTCAACGACCAGCTCTCCCACGACGTCGGCGACCAGGTGCTGGTGCAGGTCGCGAAGCTGCTGGAGACGAAGCTGGCGGCGGTCGCACCGGACGGGTTCGTGGCCCGGCTGGGCGGCGAGGAGTTCCTCCTGGTGCTGCCCAGGACGCCGGTGCCCACCGCGACCACGCGGCTCGACGAGGTCCGGCGGGCGATCCGGGCGTACGACTGGTGGACCATCACCGGTGACCTGCCCGTCACGGTGAGCATCGGCGTGGCCGGCGTGCACGAGGCCCCGGACCTCAGCCAGTCCGCCATCCTGTCCACGGCGGACCGCAACCTGTACGTCGCCAAGCGGGGCGGGCGCGACCGCGTCGTGTCCGGCATGGCCCGCGACGGGCGCACGCGCTCGTACCGCGACCGTGACCGCGACGCCGCCTGA